A genomic region of Raphanus sativus cultivar WK10039 chromosome 6, ASM80110v3, whole genome shotgun sequence contains the following coding sequences:
- the LOC108813786 gene encoding probable polyol transporter 4 yields MTLPALENDGGSDFPAVSIIGSKRNKYQRMDSDGEGTREDHHHRSRSRKYVMACAFFASLNNVLLGYDVGVMSGAVLFIQQDLNITEVQTEVLIGSLSIISLFGSLAGGRTSDSIGRKWTMALAALVFQAGAAVMAVAPSFEVLMIGRTFAGIGIGLGVMIAPVYIAEISPTVARGFLTSFPEIFINLGILLGYVSNYAFSGLSVHISWRIMLAVGILPSVFIGFALCVIPESPRWLVLKGQVDRAREVLMKTNERDDEAEERLAEIQLAAAKTEGGEERPMWRELLSPSPAVRKMLIVGFGIQCFQQITGIDATVYYSPEILKEAGIQDETKLLAATVAVGITKTLFILFATFLIDSVGRKPLLYVSTVGMTLCLFSLSFTLTFLGQGTLGIALALLFVCGNVAFFSIGMGPVCWVLTSEIFPLRLRAQASALGAVGNRVCSGIVAMSFLSVSRAITVGGTFFIFSLVSALSVVFVYMLVPETSGKSLEQIELMFQGGIERKGGEVELGDAERLVRKDQEF; encoded by the exons ATGACTCTTCCGGCGTTAGAAAATGACGGTGGCTCTGATTTTCCGGCGGTCTCTATCATCGGAAGCAAGAGGAATAAGTATCAGAGAATGGATTCCGACGGGGAGGGAACTCGTGAGGATCATCATCATCGCAGCAGATCCAGGAAATACGTTATGGCCTGCGCCTTCTTTGCATCCTTGAACAATGTTCTCCTCGGCTACG ATGTTGGTGTAATGAGCGGTGCGGTGTTGTTCATACAGCAGGATCTCAATATAACCGAAGTGCAGACGGAAGTCCTCATCGGCAGCCTCAGCATCATCTCTCTGTTTGGTAGCTTAGCCGGCGGAAGAACCTCTGACTCCATCGGCAGGAAATGGACCATGGCCTTGGCTGCTCTTGTCTTCCAGGCCGGCGCTGCCGTCATGGCGGTTGCTCCTTCCTTCGAGGTTCTCATGATCGGAAGAACTTTCGCCGGGATCGGTATCGGACTCGGCGTCATGATTGCTCCTGTTTACATTGCTGAGATATCTCCCACCGTGGCTAGAGGCTTCCTCACTTCGTTCCCTGAGATCTTCATCAACTTAGGGATCTTGCTGGGCTATGTCTCTAACTACGCCTTCTCCGGGCTCTCCGTGCATATCAGCTGGAGGATCATGCTTGCTGTAGGCATCCTTCCTTCGGTTTTTATAGGATTTGCGTTGTGCGTGATCCCTGAATCGCCTAGGTGGCTGGTGCTGAAAGGTCAAGTGGACAGAGCAAGAGAGGTGCTCATGAAGACGAACGAGAGAGACGATGAAGCGGAAGAGCGGCTCGCGGAGATACAGCTAGCTGCTGCGAAGACAGAAGGCGGCGAAGAGAGACCCATGTGGCGGGAGCTTCTTAGCCCATCTCCTGCTGTAAGAAAAATGCTCATCGTTGGGTTTGGGATCCAGTGTTTTCAGCAGATCACTGGTATCGACGCCACCGTCTACTATAGCCCGGAGATTCTGAAAGAGGCAGGGATACAAGACGAGACCAAGCTGCTAGCTGCAACCGTTGCTGTCGGGATCACGAAAACGTTGTTCATACTCTTCGCCACTTTCTTGATCGATAGCGTTGGAAGGAAACCTCTGCTTTACGTGAGCACAGTTGGGATGACTCTGTGTCTCTTTAGTCTAAGCTTCACTCTCACGTTTCTCGGCCAAGGAACGCTTGGCATAGCCTTGGCGCTTCTCTTTGTTTGTGGGAACGTTGCTTTCTTCTCTATTGGGATGGGACCTGTCTGCTGGGTCTTGACGTCAGAGATCTTCCCGTTACGGCTAAGAGCGCAGGCTTCAGCGCTTGGTGCTGTCGGGAACAGGGTCTGCAGCGGTATAGTGGCCATGTCTTTCCTGTCGGTGTCACGTGCCATCACTGTCGGTGGAACTTTCTTTATCTTCTCCCTTGTGTCTGCGCTCTCGGTTGTCTTCGTGTACATGTTAGTCCCGGAGACTAGCGGGAAGTCGCTGGAGCAGATAGAGTTGATGTTTCAGGGTGGGATAGAAAGGAAAGGCGGTGAAGTTGAGCTTGGAGATGCTGAGCGTCTTGTACGAAAGGATCAAGAGTTTTGA
- the LOC108806118 gene encoding pentatricopeptide repeat-containing protein At2g16880 — MATLKPPESQLLKTLSSILTSEKTHFLETLNPYIPQITQPLLLSLLSSPSLAKRPETLLSFFHWAKSSTPEAFPSDSPLPLLSLVRSLISHHKFSDAKSLLVSHILTTTTTTTSDGGAPLSLSNSLLHPNLHLSPPPSKALLDLSLGAYLQAGKPHVALQIFHKMVRLKLKPNPLTCNTLLIGLVRYPSTFSLANAREVFDDMVKLGVSLNAKTFNVLIHGFCLEGKLEEAVGMIDRMVSEFDVQPDNVTYNTVLKAMSKKGRLNDVKELLLDMKRNGLVPNKDTYNNLVYGYCKLGSLKEAFQIVELMKQTNMLPDLRTYNMLMNGLCNEGSIKEAFELVNEMKELKLMPDVVTYNTLIDGCFELGMSLEAKKLMEKMVNHGVKPNQVTHNISLKWLCKEGKMEEVGRKVKELVEVHGFCPDRVTYHTLIKGYLKVGDLNGALEMMREMGQKGIKMNTITLNTILDALCKERKLDEARKLLDSARKRGYIVDEVSYGTLITGYFREEKVEMALEMWEEMKKTKIIPTVSTFNSLIGGLCHNGKTELAIEKFDELAESGLLPDDTTFNSIIHGYCKEGRVEKAFEFYNESIRHSFKPDNYTCNILLNGLCKEGMTEKALNFFNSLIEEREVDTVTYNTMISAFCKDRKLKEAFDLLSEMEEKRLEPDRFTYNSIVTALMEDGKLSEAEELLEKVSGKFGSAKQSLRGETQENAESKEEVSSEGIAYSDVINELCSRGRSKGVTVKVT; from the coding sequence ATGGCGACTCTGAAGCCACCGGAATCTCAACTACTCAAAACCCTTTCATCAATCCTCACATCGGAGAAAACCCATTTCCTCGAAACCCTAAATCCATACATCCCTCAGATCACCCAgcctctcctcctctctctcctctcctctccttcCCTCGCCAAAAGACCCGAAACCCTCCTCTCCTTCTTCCACTGGGCTAAATCCTCGACCCCCGAAGCCTTCCCATCCGACTCCCCTCTCCCCCTTCTCTCCCTCGTCCGCTCTCTCATCTCCCACCACAAATTCTCCGACGCCAAATCTCTCCTCGTCTCCCACATcctcacaacaacaacaacaacaacctccGATGGTGGTGCACCACTCTCCCTCTCCAACTCCCTCCTCCACCCGAATCTCCACCTCTCCCCACCTCCCTCCAAAGCCCTCCTCGACCTCTCCCTCGGCGCTTACCTCCAAGCCGGGAAGCCTCACGTCGCGCTGCAGATCTTCCACAAGATGGTCCGGTTGAAACTCAAACCGAACCCTCTCACTTGCAACACTCTCCTCATCGGTTTGGTCAGGTACCCTTCTACCTTCTCCCTCGCTAACGCCAGAGAAGTGTTTGACGACATGGTTAAGCTCGGCGTCTCGCTAAATGCCAAGACTTTCAATGTGTTGATTCATGGGTTTTGCTTAGAAGGAAAGCTCGAGGAAGCCGTGGGGATGATCGATAGGATGGTTAGTGAGTTCGATGTTCAGCCTGATAACGTTACTTACAATACGGTTTTGAAAGCCATGTCTAAGAAGGGGCGTTTGAATGATGTTAAGGAGCTTTTGTTGGATATGAAGAGGAATGGGTTGGTTCCGAATAAAGATACTTACAATAATCTAGTCTATGGTTACTGTAAACTAGGTTCGTTGAAGGAGGCGTTTCAGATTGTGGAGCTGATGAAGCAGACGAACATGTTACCGGATCTACGCACTTATAACATGTTGATGAATGGGCTGTGCAATGAGGGAAGTATTAAGGAAGCTTTTGAGTTGGTAAATGAGATGAAGGAGTTGAAGTTGATGCCTGATGTTGTTACTTACAATACGTTGATTGATGGGTGTTTCGAGTTGGGGATGAGTTTGGAAGCTAAGAAGTTGATGGAGAAAATGGTGAATCATGGAGTTAAACCTAACCAAGTGACTCATAACATATCTCTTAAGTGGCTTTGCAAAGAAGGGAAGATGGAGGAGGTTGGTAGGAAGGTTAAGGAATTGGTGGAAGTGCATGGGTTTTGTCCTGATAGAGTTACTTATCATACATTGATTAAAGGGTATTTGAAAGTAGGAGACTTGAATGGTGCACTTGAGATGATGCGTGAGATGGGGCAGAAGGGCATTAAGATGAATACCATTACGCTTAATACCATTCTTGATGCTTTGTGTAAAGAGAGGAAACTTGATGAAGCTCGCAAGTTGCTGGATAGTGCTCGCAAGCGAGGTTATATTGTTGACGAGGTTAGTTACGGAACGTTAATCACAGGTTACTTCAGGGAAGAAAAGGTTGAGATGGCTTTGGAGATGTgggaagagatgaagaagacaaagatCATTCCCACAGTGAGCACGTTCAACTCTTTAATTGGAGGTCTCTGTCACAATGGGAAAACTGAGCTAGCTATTGAAAAGTTCGATGAGCTTGCTGAGAGCGGTTTGCTTCCTGATGACACTACTTTCAATTCAATCATCCACGGATACTGCAAAGAAGGACGTGTTGAGAAAGCGTTCGAGTTTTATAACGAAAGCATCAGACACTCTTTCAAGCCGGATAACTACACATGTAACATTCTTCTCAATGGTCTTTGCAAGGAGGGTATGACGGAAAAGGCTCTCAATTTCTTCAATTCGCTCATCGAGGAGAGGGAGGTTGATACGGTTACATACAACACGATGATCTCTGCTTTCTGCAAGGACAGGAAGCTAAAAGAAGCGTTTGATCTTCTATCAGAAATGGAGGAGAAAAGACTAGAGCCTGATCGGTTTACATATAATAGTATTGTCACTGCACTTATGGAAGATGGTAAGCTGAGTGAAGCCGAAGAATTGTTGGAGAAAGTTTCTGGAAAGTTTGGATCCGCGAAACAGAGTTTGCGGGGAGAGACACAGGAAAATGCTGAATCAAAGGAGGAAGTTAGCAGTGAGGGTATTGCATACTCTGATGTTATAAATGAACTTTGTAGTAGAGGAAGATCAAAGGGTGTTACTGTAAAAGTTACATAG
- the LOC108806079 gene encoding uncharacterized protein LOC108806079: protein MDSERRVHPDCINASNPYHECVEYCFKKIAQAKAKLEKQGLVEAVSGQSRETPADKIVEEESSEEEDEEEDNQEPEVDVSQLTGRKKKLYELRLKMNEARKFNQTDVGSEKKKMEAPTEPKGISKQKWVEARHKKIGKILDANGLDMSKAYMLDTQETAETKYKKWEKEPTPSGWDVFNQKTLYNAYKKRTKNIQVDIEEYNRMRAADPEFYREASSLQYGKAPKISKDKIDKMAKELHDREEKRQEFSRRRKFREEKDIDSINDRNEHFNKKIERAFGKYTLEIKNNLERGTALPD, encoded by the exons ATGGATAGTGAGAGAAGAGTGCATCCGGACTGTATAAACGCCTCTAATCCTTACCACGAGTGTGTTGAGTATTGCTTTAAGAAAATTGCTCAAGCAAAGGCTAAACTAGAGAAGCAAG GATTAGTTGAAGCTGTCAGTGGGCAGTCAAGGGAGACACCTGCTGATAAAATTGTAGAGGAAGAGAGttctgaggaagaagatgaagaagaagataaccAAGAACCTGAAGTTGACGTCAGCCAACTTACagggaggaagaagaagttGTATGAGCTAAGACTTAAGATG AATGAAGCAAGAAAGTTCAATCAGACAGATGTCGGGtctgaaaagaagaaaatggaagcACCAACTGAGCCAAAAGGAATCTCCAAACAGAAATGGGTGGAGGCGAGGCACAAAAAGATCGGGAAGATTCTGGATGCTAATGGTTTAGATATGTCAAAGGCTTACATGCTCGATACTCAAGAAACAGCAGAAACCAAATACAAGAAATGGGAAAAGGAACCCACACCTTCTGGTTGGGATG TCTTCAACCAGAAGACGTTATACAACGCATACAAGAAACGGACAAAGAACATTCAGGTTGACATAGAGGAGTACAACCGAATGAGAGCAGCTGATCCAGAGTTTTACCGTGAGGCCTCAAGCTTGCAATACGGCAAG GCCCCAAAAATTTCAAAAGATAAGATAGATAAGATGGCAAAGGAGCTCCATGACAGAGAAGAGAAGCGACAGGAGTTTAGCAGGAGAAGAAAGTTCAGGGAAGAGAAGGATATCGATTCGATCAACGACAGAAACGAGCATTTCAACAAGAAGATCGAGCGTGCGTTTGGGAAGTACACGCTGGAGATCAAAAACAACTTGGAGCGAGGAACTGCATTACCTGACTAA
- the LOC108810422 gene encoding F-box only protein 8, translated as MGLSFLLAVAVKQRGMKRSRRRRRRRRRREMQGWVGPEIPLDLLIEILARLPAKSVMRFKCISKFWSSLLCSSFFCNRFIMMLPSSPRLYMSLLDQANYSKSVLLSSAPNPAASHSSIVFDQDLTIREMGGYYLRAVRGFIGFTVFKKEARIYNPSTRQLITLPAVESNILAQVDKYNISYFICYDPLKDQYKVLCTITVLSEEGMLTIRSERWVLVLESGGSWKRVAKDFHPHFPDPLELTMNGVLYYLAWTDYTTCVLVSFDISSEEFSMLQVPRKPGDVLPMLGKWVVTIDYGGKVAVFDYTYLKETGTVDLWVVEDWRKQEWSMKTLALKPSQMHLVADNRLKPKGAMLKGKIILVPLKLVSPFYFLCYDLQTNDLKKVDIKGIPNRWFRKQAKSFDLEFMDPSENIKYLET; from the coding sequence ATGGGTTTGTCTTTTCTTCTTGCAGTCGCCGTGAAACAGAGAGGAATGaagagaagcagaagaagaagaagaagaagaagaagaagagagatgcaGGGTTGGGTCGGCCCGGAGATTCCTCTGGATCTCTTGATCGAGATTCTAGCGAGATTGCCTGCGAAATCGGTAATGAGATTCAAGTGCATCTCAAAGTTTTGGTCATCTCTCTTGTGCTCCAGTTTTTTTTGCAATCGTTTCATTATGATGCTCCCATCATCCCCACGTCTTTACATGTCTTTACTGGATCAAGCCAACTACTCCAAGTCTGTGCTCTTATCATCCGCTCCAAACCCTGCTGCTTCTCATTCTTCCATTGTATTCGACCAAGATCTGACCATCCGTGAGATGGGAGGTTACTACTTGCGAGCTGTCCGTGGCTTCATTGGTTTTACAGTGTTTAAAAAGGAGGCACGGATCTATAACCCTAGCACAAGACAACTTATCACCTTACCTGCCGTGGAATCCAATATCTTAGCTCAAGTAGATAAATATAACATCTCCTACTTTATCTGCTACGACCCTCTTAAGGATCAGTACAAAGTACTCTGCACTATCACGGTACTATCAGAAGAAGGTATGCTAACGATAAGGTCAGAGCGTTGGGTTTTAGTACTAGAAAGTGGTGGTTCCTGGAAAAGGGTTGCAAAGGATTTTCATCCTCATTTTCCTGATCCACTAGAACTGACTATGAACggtgttttatattatttggcTTGGACTGATTATACTACTTGTGTGCTTGTGAGTTTCGACATCAGCTCCGAGGAGTTCAGTATGTTGCAAGTACCTCGGAAGCCTGGAGACGTGCTACCTATGTTGGGCAAGTGGGTGGTTACAATAGACTATGGTGGAAAAGTAGCAGTTTTTGACTACACCTATCTAAAAGAAACTGGTACCGTGGATCTGTGGGTTGTGGAAGATTGGAGGAAGCAAGAGTGGTCGATGAAGACTCTGGCTTTGAAGCCTTCTCAGATGCATCTAGTCGCTGACAATAGATTGAAGCCAAAGGGTGCAATGTTAAAAGGCAAGATTATTTTGGTACCGCTCAAGTTGGTTTCTCCCTTTTACTTCCTTTGCTATGATCTCCAAACCAATGATCTGAAAAAAGTTGACATCAAAGGGATACCAAATCGTTGGTTTCGCAAACAGGCCAAATCTTTTGACCTGGAGTTTATGGATCCGAGTGAGAACATCAAGTATCTTGAAACTTGA